CCCAGGATTTTCCCTCCTGTGTGTTTCGTCGCTTCTTCATGGTCCATGATGCCAGCTGAGGTTGTCAATACAATGAAACCAAACTGGCGGGATGGAAGCAgattattctgccatttttctagatctttgagttgCACATCAAATCTGGGGCTGATCACACCACACTTGTTTAGCCTGCCTGTGAGGTTCACAACaattttcccagctctgtgatCGTCGATGATTTCAAATTCGCCAATGTAACCATGCTTCATCATCACAGTGAGAAACCGTACGATGACTTTGGAGCACGGCCTAATAAGCACCTGGCATTTGCCTCTCTTTTTGGCATTGTTGATGCTCTTGAGAGCATCAGCCAGGACATTCATGGGCACCATTGTGGCGGCACGGAAAGATGGCGGAAAGAGGACGGGAGGGGAGAGTGCATGGAGTTTTGGCTCCTCTGCAAATTTTTAATAGACATATAAAATCATTACCAAGTTAGTAAAAATAGCCTGATTTTCATCAGTGAATATAAATATGTCAAGATTAAAATCAGTGACCATAGTTTCCACAAAACTAAATCTTGCCTATATGCCTTATTTagacaatgttttcttttcccaaataaaGATGACACCTAATCTCTAGAtccttagaaaatacagaaacaagcAGGGCACTTGTAGCTTTGCAGAGTCTGGTGGTATATCTCTGAGGGTTCCCCCTAAAACAGAGGTTAGCATGCTTGCTTAATAAAGGTCTAGAGAGTAAATGCTTTAGGCTTTACAGGCCACATACAGTCTGTGTTGacgttttctagttttttttcttattttactttattttactttattttttggttaacacctcttagcattttttttttttaaattcacctgTACAAAAATAATACCTGGGATGGATTTGGCCTGTGAGCCATGGTTTGGTGACACCTGCCCTAGAAGACTCTGAGCTGGAGAACGTAGAGAGTATTCAGAATTTGGAATGGAATCAAAAGGATTCATTTCAAGATCTTTAGTATTTTATCTGTTTCCATTATTTACTCAAGAAATGGCTAAAATCAGGAAAATCATAAGATATcaaaaggattcttttttttcctttaattaaaagGATTCTTAATGCAGTTAATGAACATATACTcctcagaagaaaatattagataGGAAAATTAGGTTTAGgagatgttattttttaatatcagagttatatgtttaaataatataatgcCATATTAAATGAAcatgtaataaaaaacaaagacaccCTAGGTGATTTGCTATATCATAGAtcacacagaattttaaaatctgtctATGCTACTTGTCTCACTGTTGGTCATTATAAGTAATTAACTTAACATGCATAATGATATACAATAAGGCCCCTACAGATAcagtagtttgcttttttttctacaGACTTTGCAAGGTTTTCTTCTGTCACCAAGTCCAGTGGGTTGCCATCCTGCTGCTCTCTATCACTAGATCCCTGAACAAAATCTGAGTCTGATTAACCAGTAAGATCTATCGATTCATTCAGGCATGTACCCACCCAGTGGGTAATTCTGAACTAGGTGCTGTGAAATAGGTACAGTTAACAAGAAAAGTTCCTTTCCATAAATAATCTTtttccataaataatttttaataaaaaaagataaacagattTGTGCAGCCTAGAAGCCCCTTACCATATAACTATGATCATCTCTATTGAAGAATGAGCCATTGGTCATATTGAAGTGAGTTTtctaggataaaaataaaaaattaatgccagtattaatataaaattcaggcctggcatggtggctcacgcctgtaatcccagcactttggaaggccaagttgggcagatcacctgaggtcaggagtttgagaccagccagaccaacatggtaaaacctcatctctactgaaaatacaaaaattagctgggtatggtggcacatgcctgttgtcccagctacttgggaggctaaagcaggagaaaggcttgaacctaggagccagaggtttcagtgagccgaaatcgcaccattgcagtccagcctgggtgacagagagacactctgtcttaaaaaaaaaacaaaaaaaaacaaaacaaaaaaaaacca
This is a stretch of genomic DNA from Saimiri boliviensis isolate mSaiBol1 chromosome 17, mSaiBol1.pri, whole genome shotgun sequence. It encodes these proteins:
- the LOC101043321 gene encoding small ribosomal subunit protein uS8-like, with translation MVPMNVLADALKSINNAKKRGKCQVLIRPCSKVIVRFLTVMMKHGYIGEFEIIDDHRAGKIVVNLTGRLNKCGVISPRFDVQLKDLEKWQNNLLPSRQFGFIVLTTSAGIMDHEEATKHTGGKILGFFF